A region from the Manihot esculenta cultivar AM560-2 chromosome 13, M.esculenta_v8, whole genome shotgun sequence genome encodes:
- the LOC110630545 gene encoding methylesterase 10 encodes METKKHFVLVHGGGHGAWCWYKVIPLLKLAGHQVTALDLGACGVNPKQLHEVSSISDYVQPLMEFMASLPPDEKIILVGHSFGGFSISLAMEKFPEKISVAVFVSAYMPSCRNPPATLIEEFFKWTPVDSLYDCHAYFSNGQDGLPVSFSIGPEYLTKMLYLHCPPEDLELGKLLVRPTGVFMDDLGKDSLLTEAKFGCVRRVYVECEGDVVMKEGFQKWLIANSPPEEVKVISEAAHMVMFSKPEEFSQILQDIAEKYN; translated from the exons ATGGAGACCAAGAAGCACTTTGTTTTGGTTCATGGAGGTGGCCATGGAGCCTGGTGCTGGTACAAGGTGATTCCTTTGCTCAAGTTAGCTGGCCACCAGGTCACTGCCTTAGACCTTGGAGCTTGTGGAGTCAATCCTAAGCAGCTACATGAAGTTTCCTCTATTTCTGATTATGTTCAGCCATTAATGGAGTTCATGGCCTCACTTCCACCAGATGAGAAGATCATTTTGGTTGGTCACAGCTTTGGTGGTTTTAGTATTTCCCTTGCCATGGAAAAATTCCCTGAGAAGATCTCGGTTGCAGTTTTTGTCTCTGCTTATATGCCCAGCTGCAGAAACCCACCAGCAACTCTCATTGAAGAA TTCTTCAAGTGGACTCCAGTGGATTCCTTATATGATTGCCATGCCTACTTCAGCAACGGCCAAGATGGACTTCCAGTTTCCTTTTCCATTGGACCAGAGTACTTGACCAAAATGCTTTATCTTCATTGCCCACCAGAG GACTTGGAGTTGGGCAAACTTCTGGTAAGACCAACTGGTGTGTTTATGGATGACTTGGGGAAAGATTCTTTGCTAACAGAAGCAAAATTTGGATGTGTGAGAAGAGTATATGTAGAATGTGAAGGAGATGTTGTAATGAAAGAGGGATTTCAGAAATGGTTGATTGCCAATAGCCCACCAGAAGAAGTGAAGGTTATTAGTGAAGCTGCACACATGGTTATGTTCTCTAAACCAGAAGAATTTTCCCAAATTTTGCAGGATATTGCagagaaatataattaa